From the Streptococcus hyointestinalis genome, the window ACCAAAGATGACGCTTATGAGGCAGTCCTAGATGGTCAGGTAGCTCTTACAGACGCACTCATCCCAACAGCAGGCCGTGTCTTGCATGTATCTCCTAAGTTCTACAAACTTATCAAACTTGACTCAACCTTTGTGAAAAACTCTGACCTTGGTCAAGAAATCACAATCAAAGGTCAAGTAGGTATGATTGATGGCTTGCCAGTTGTCCTTACACCTACATCACGCTTGCCACAAAATGTAGAGTTCATTATCGCTCATCCTGTGGCGACTACATCTCCTGTTAAGCTGGAAGATTACAAGATCCATGACAACCCACCAGGAATTAACGGTAAACTTGTTGAGGGTCGTATCCGTTATGACGCTTTTGTTCTTGACAACAAGAAAAAAGCTATCTACGTTCACAAATCAGCGTAAGGAGGTAAGTAATGGCTAGAAAGAAAGCTGAGGAAACCACAGAGGAAGTGGTGGAAACACAAGAAGTAGCTGAGGAAACCACAGAGGAAGTGGTGGAAACACAAGAAGTAGCTGAGGAAACCACAGAGGAAGTGGTGAGACCAGTTTCTACTAAAAAGTCAGTTACTGTAACTAAGGGCGGGGTATCATTTACCCTGTCTGACCCTATCATGATTTCAGCCTTTGAAAATCAAGGCTATGAAGTGGAGGAATAAACTAAATGGCAAAATTTAAAGCAACATCAAACGTGGTCTTTATCGTTGATGGTAAAGAACAAAGCTACGACAAAGACACTGAGTATGACATGGATGTCAAGACAGCTGATGAGCTGAACGCTAAAGGGCGAGTAACTCATCCAGAACTCAGTCCATTCTTTGAACGTATCAACGAAGAAAAAGCAGCAAAGGCGGACAAATAACACCGCCTTTTTAATTGGAGGTGGTTATTATCGCTTACTTAACTCAAGATGAATTTAAAGAGCTTGGTTTTGACGAAGTAGAGGGTTTTGAAAAACTCGTAAAGAGGGCGGAGGTGTCCGTCAACCTCTTTCTTAATGGGTTCTATGACTTTGTAGAATTTGAAAAAGAGATTGAGCATAGAAAGAAAGCTGTCAAGCTAGCTACAGCTTTTCAGGTGTCTTATCTGGATACTAGTGGCATCCTGACAGCGGATGATAAACAATCGCTGTCTAGTATGTCTCTAGGACGAACGTCTGTCAGCTATCAGAATAGCGCTCACAGCGATTTGGAGAGTACTCGGTACAATCTATCTCTGGATGCGCTAAACATTCTTAGAAGCGCTGGATTTGGCTACAAGGGGGTCAGTTATGATAGATAAGCGAACACTCATTGATACAGTGACCATCCAAAAGCCGTCAGATAAAAAGGACAGCTGGGGTAAGGTCATCCTAGAAGACAAAATCACCCTTAGCCCTGTCCGCTTTGATAGGCAATTCAGTGTCCAAGGCACGCAAAATAACCGTAAGGAGAGCAAGCCTAGTGTTTTGTTTGTCTATCCCCAATACTGCCCTGTGGTGCTTGATGATAGCTTTGAGAATGCTATTGTCAACGATGGCAAACGTGACTACAAAGTGACCGCCATCATCCCTGTTAGCTATCCGCACAGGCAAAAAATTTTTTGTTATGAAGTGGAGTGTGTCTGATGGGAACTACTGTATCGGTTAAAATCAACCTTAAAGGGATTGAGAAAAAAGTCAGTCCGCAAGCTTTTGCTAGAGGTCAGCTTGCTATTGCTAGTCAAATGAAGATGGATATGCAGCCTTTTATCCCACGAAAAAGCGGGGACTTGAGCGGTAGTGCTCAAGTCAGTCGTGATGGCGTCAAATATCCTGGTCCCTATGCAAGAGCACAATTTTACGGCTCTAGCTATAATAAAAAGCGGAGTTTTGTCTTTAAAAAATACACCACACCTGGAACAGGTAAGCGGTGGGATTTAAAGGCAAGCGCTAAACATTTGAAAGACTGGGAGCAGGTTGGTCTGAAAGCTATGGGAGTAAAATAATGAAAAATATTGACTTTATAGAGCGCCTTAAGGATAAGATAAATGCTCTTAATTTGGCAATTGAAGCAAGATTAGATTATCTTGATGAAAAAGAAGGCTTGGTGATTTATGCCCTCCCTGGAGGTAAGGTTGAAGATGAGGACTTAGCAGGTACTCAGACAGTCAGCTTGCCTTACGAAATAGCCATTAAATCACAAGACCAAGCTTTAAATAATGTCATCTTATGGCAAATCAATGCAGCGCTATCTAGTTTTGACTTGGACATTTCAAGCTCAAACGGCTCGTACACTTTTTTGAGTTTGACGGTGGAAGCACCGTCGCTAAATGACTTGGATGAACAGGGGTTCTATGTCTATCTGCTTGATGTGACTGCATTTTTAGAAATTGAAAGGAAATAGAATATGAAAAAAATGAAAAATGCTTTGCGTAAGCACTACATCGCACCGTATGATCCAGAACATCCAGATACCGTGCCAGAAGAAAGTGCTTATCTCTGGATTGCTAAAGGTGTCAAAGAGTCTGCACCAGAGAATGATGAAGATACAGATGATGCGGCTTATTTTGATGGTGATGGAACACCTGAAGAAATCGTCATTAGTAAAAAACGTGGGCGCTCTTTTGAGGGACACCGAGACTATGGTGACGCTGCTCAAAATTATGTGGCTGATTTGGAAGACGCCATCGGTGACGAACTGCTTTGCTGGTACAAGGAAGTTCAAGCGGATGGCAAACAACTTAAAGAAGGTCCAGCTCGCCTGTCTGAAATTGAAATCGGTGACGGTGAAGCATCCGAATTTGAAAGTATCAAATTTAAGATTACTTGGATAAAAAAACCAACGAAAAAAGCAGTTGTATCTGCATCCTAATTCATAAGCTGGCATTTAGCCAGCTTTTATTTTTGTAAAGAAGAGGTATGAGAATATGGTAGTCATTAAAAAACGCAGCAATATTATTCCGATTGATTTTGGAGAGTTTCAGCTTGAGTACAATGTCAATGATAAAGGTGTCAATAACCTTGAAAAGTATACCGAAAATCTCAAGAAAGAATGGGACAACATTCAAAAATTACCAGATAAGGAAGCACAAAAAGCAGGTTATGACCTTGTCAAGAAAAATTGGGTTGACTTGTTTGGCGAAGAAGCATTTACACAAGTTTACGCCCTGGCTGGCGATGACAGTGTCATTGCTCTAGATTATCTCATGCAGACGTTGATTGGTATTCCTAAAGAGTATGAGTCCCGCAACTCTGCAGATGTCATCAAGAAGTATTTGGAAGATTAGCCTATGTTGGATTTATCAAGGAAATTAGTTGATGAGCTAGTCCTTGATGATGTGACCTATCCTCTTAATCTGTCCTTTAACAAAGTGTTGCGTATGTTTGATATGTGGGAGGACGATGAGGTGCCAGATTATGTCAAACCTCACTTTGCTTTGAGGATATTGACGGGTGAAAAGTTTGAACAATTGACGGCGCAGGAAGCTATGGATGTGTTTGAACAAGTCTTTGATGAGCATATTCAGATTAAGAAAGCGATTGAAGAAGTGCCTGAGTATGACTTGGCAGGTAATGTCATGAAACCTGTTAAAACGGGGACTAGTACGAAAAAGAAGCGTGTTTATAGTCTCAAATATGATGGCGAATACATCTATGCGTCTTTTATGCAGGCTTACAGTATAGATTTATTTGAGGTTCAAAATAAATTGCACTGGAAGAAGTTCAATGCTTTGTTAGCAGGGTTGCCGGAGGGGACTAAGCTTATCGAGGTCGTTAAAATTCGCTCTTATGAGCCACAAAAAGGTGATACGCAGCGCTATATTGACGATATGAAAGAACTGCAAGAAGAATATCGCTTGCCAGATGATTAGAAGGAGGTGGAGAAATGGCAGATGGTTCTGTTACTATCAAGGTTGATTTAGATGGTTCTGACGCCCAATCAGGTGTCAGTAAACTAAAGAATTCGTTAAATGGACTAGAAGGAGCAGGCTCAAAGGTTGGGTCTGTTTTTAAGTCTGTTCTTGGTGCTAATTTGATTTCTTCAGCTCTAACAACTGGCATTAGTACCATTACAAATGGTGTACGTGACATGATGGGCGAGCTAAACAGTTCGCAAAAGGCATGGAAGACTTTTGAGGGCAACTTACAGGCTTTTGGTCGGTCTGCTGAGGAAATCAATGCAGCAAAGACTGAAATGCAGGATTTTGCGACCAAGACTATTTACTCAGCTTCAGATATGGCGAGCACTTACTCCCAGTTGGATGCTGTGGGTACTAAGAATGTTGGTAGTCTCGTAAAAGCCTTTGGTGGTCTTGCTGCTTCTGCTGAAAATCCAGCGCAGGCAATGAAGTCTCTGTCAACTCAAGCAACACAGATGGCAAGTAAGCCTAAAATTGCTTGGATGGACTTTAAAATCATGATGGAGCAAGCGCCAGCAGGTATGGCGGCAGTTGCTAAAGAAATGGGCATGTCAACTGCCGAGCTGGTGTCGGCTGTACAAGATGGTAAGGTCAACACCGAAGACTTCTTTGATGCTATGAACCGTGCAGGTAATTCTGATGCTTTCCAAAAGATGGCGACAGAGTTTAAGACGGTTGACCAAGCTATTGACGGTGCTAAGGAAAGTTTGTCTAATAGCTTAATGCCTGCTTTTGAACAACTCAATCAATTTGGTATCAAGGCAGTTGTAGCGATTAGTGACGCTTTGGAAAAGATTAACTTTGATAAGTTGGCATCTAATTTAGGTAATTTTCTAGGCAAGATAGATGTTGCAAAAGGAATTGAAAACATCCAACAAGCTTTTAAAACAGTCTTTAATCCGCTGTTGCTGGTGAAATTCCAGTCTGCTCTAGACAGCGTTAAAGGGGCTATTGGCTCTATCGGTGCTGCCTTTCAGTCTGCTGGAGGTAGCACAGCTATCTTTTTGACTATCTCAAATGTGATAGGGGCTGTTTTAAACACTATCTCTACAGGTAGTCAGATTGTCCAAAAATTTTTGACTTCCTTTACGCAAACTGGAGCAGTTAAAGCGCTGAAAGACGCCTTTGATAGCTTGGTGTTTGCTTATAACAACGTTGTCACTAGTATCGCTCAATCGTCTGCTTGGTCTATGCTTGGGACAGTCATCGGAACAGTTGTGACATGGATTTCCAAGGCTGTTTCTGCTATTGGTAACTTTGTAGCTAGTCTCCCGTCTGGTGTCCTTGCAACACTGACCACTGGTTTAGTTGGTCTTGTGGCAGGTTTCAAGGCTTTCAATTTCTTGAAGTCATTTAATCCGTTTAGTCTCTTCAAAAAGAATGCGACGAGTGGTGTCAGTGGTGCTAGTTCAGCTGTTAAATCAGCTGGTAGCAGCATGGTCTCTATTGTTAAAAGTTTGGGTAAAAGCGTTGCGACTGCAGCTAAAGGTATAGGTTCAGGTCTTGCTTCTGCTTTTCGTGGCATTGGCCAAGGTCTTGCTATGGTCAATCCTGCTACAATTGCAGCTTTAGCTGTTCCTATTTTGGCACTTGGTGCAGCCTTTGCTCTTATGGGCATGCAAGGACAAGGTATAGCGACAATTTTGCAAGGTGTGGGTAGTGTAGTGGTTAGCGTTGGTACAGCTATCGGAACTATCCTTAACATGGCTATACAAGGATTAGCAAGTGCTTTGGTGATTGTAGCGCCTGTTTTACCTATAGTGGCACAATCTTTTGCTATGCTGTCACCCTTAGTGATGGCAGCTGGTGCAGCTATTAGCATGATTATCAGCTCCTTTAGCAGTTTAGCGCCTGTTATCACGGCTTTGGGGATTGCACTGAGTCAAGTCATCACGGCGATTAGCTCAGGTGTCACTCAGATTGTCACGGCTGTGACGCCGATTATCCAAATTATTGCCAATGCTTTTGTGGCGGTTGTGCCTGTCGTGGCAGGGGCTATTGTCCAAATTGTGCAAGCTCTAGCGCCTTTCATCCCAGCGGTGACGCAAATGGTGCAGGCGGTCGCTCCAGTCTTGACTGGTATCGTGGATGCCTTTAACAATCTTATCAGTCAAATTTCGCCGATTATTGACAGTATCTCTAATCTCTTCAAGACGCTTGGTGAGCAGATAAGCTCTATTCTAGATAGTGCTCGTGGTGTGATTGAGAGCTTTGGAGGTGCTATTCGCAATGTCCTTGACGGTGTAGCTGGTATCTTTGACAGTATCGGCAATGCTGCTAAAAATGCGGGTCAAGGGGTTAAGCTCATGGCGCAAGGGGTGAAAATTCTCGTGGACTTGAACCTTGGTGATTTGATTGGGACGTTGGCAGCTGTTGCGGGTGGTCTTGGTGCCATTGCCGCTTCAGGTATTGTCAGTGCGGGTCCTGGTTTGCAACAGGCTGGTCAAGGTCTACGTTTGATAGCACAATCTGCACAGCAGGCTAGTCTAGCTATGATGACCTTGCCAACAGCTCTCACAGTATTTAGTGCATCATTGACCACTATCCCCGCTCAGCTTCTAACCATTACGACTAGCTTCACGACTTTTGGGGCTTCACTAGCCTTGGCATTTGCTACTATTCCAGCAACACTGACTACAGTGACTGCTAGCTTCATGGTCTTTTCAAGCTCTGTGACAAGCTCGCTGGCAGGTTTTAGCATGCTGATGTCTGTGTCTGGAGTCTTTCAAGCTAGCTTAGGAATCATCTCTGGCTCGCTTGGTGTGGCGACTGCTAGCATGTCTGCTTTTGGTGGTGAGGTCAGAGTCGTTGTCTCTAGCATGTCCTCTTTAGGAGCTAGTGCTAGTGCAGCCGCAAGCGCTATGGCGGGCATGGGTGTTGGTATCAGTGGTTCTCTGTCAGCTGTGGTTATGTCTGTCACTTCTGCAGGTAATAGGATGGTTACTGTCATGCAAGCCAGCATGAACCGTATCGTGACCGTGGTGCGTAATGGTATGACAAATGCTGCTAGTGCTGTTCGCAACGGTGCTAGTCAGATGGTATCAGCTCTACGCTCCGCTGGTGTGCAGATGGTCACCACAGCCCAGTCCATGGTTAATCAAACGGTCAACGCTGTTCGTAATGGTCGCAGTGCTATGCAGTCTGCTGGTCAGTACATGGCACAAGGTCTCGCTGTTGGTATGCGCTCCGCTCTTAGCGAGGTCACTCGTGCAGCTAATGAGCTTGTCGCTCAAGCGGAAAAAGCAGCCAAGGCAAAAGCTAAAATTAACTCCCCATCTCATTTGTTCCGTGATGAAGTTGGTTGGTGGATTGGTCTGGGTGTGGCTAAAGGTATTGATAATTCAGCACCAGAAGTAGCTAATAGCTTAGACTTTATCCGTGATCAAGTACATGGTTTCAGTCTTAAATCTCAAAATCTACTAACAGGAGCTACTGCAAGTATGTCTAGTCAATTGAGATTAGAGACATTACGGAGTAAAACTCCAAAAGTAGAATCAGATGCAAGGCAAGAAGCTTATATTGCTCATTCAGCTAGTTTGTTATCTGATGTCATTGACAGTCTTGAAAGTCTACGTGATCAAGTCGCTCAAGGTCAACATATAATACTTGACACAGGTGCACTGGTTGGTGGTACAGCAAATAAAATTGATGCTAGATTAGGTCAAAATACACAGTTAGGAGGTAGATTGTCATTCCGATAACAAAAATTAAAGAGTATATAGAGTTTGGTGATTTTAATTCACGAGATTGGCAACTATACCTAGAAGATAGAAATGCCCCAACTCCAGAAGAGAAAGAAATCATTGAGGATATTCCGTTTATGCAAGGTGTTCTTGATTTCTCTTCTATACTTGGAGAACGAGTTTACAATACTAGAGAAATTGATTATGATTTCAAACTTGTAAACAGTTCATACGAAAATAGGAAAGACGTTGAACGTTCCATAAAGCAGCAACTTATGCTCTATAGCGAGCAGCGTTTATACGACACCCATGACAATTCTTACTTTTGGTTAGGAAAATGCAAATCAGTATCAGTCAAGCACGAACCAGTAAAACGTGCTTTTATTGTCACTATAACATTTACGGTATATCCGTTTATGTTTACTCTATCTAATTATTTCGATGATGTTTGGGATAGTTTTGATTTTGATAATGGGATTGCTGGGTTTACCAAGTACAAAGTCAGCGGTTCAAAGGACATTGTCCTAATCAACACCAGCTCAACCACTATTGGTCCAGAGGTCGAGGTCACCAGCGACATGAAGGTGACTGTTGATGGTCAGACTTATCTCTATAAAGCAGGGACATCAACCAACCTATCAATGGGATTGCAACCTGGTATCAACAACATCACAGTTGAAGGAACTGGGACTATCCGATTTAGATGGCATGCGGAGGTGATGGGATGAATGTTATTGGTGGATTTGAGGTTCGTTATTATGATAATTACCAGCATTACGCTGATTGTCGTAAAAACCTAGCTAATCCTAAAATTTTACATAATCCGAGGAGCTTCGATAATAAACTGATATCTGGTAAAATCAAACAGACTATCAACGAAATTTGGTCATTTGAATTTGCGATTCCCTACGAACATCAATATTATTCTGATATAAAATTTATCGTTGGATTGGTAGAGGTTGTCAATCTGAAAGACGGAGAGCGTGAATTTTTGGGGCGGATTTTGAATCAGACTGGTGCAATGACAGGCTCAGGTAATTTCTCAAAGAGTTTCATTTGCGAAGATTTACTTGGCTATCTGCATGATACAGTTCAAGAATTTCAAAAATACAAAAACGATGGGCCACGTCGTTTTTTAAATGCGATTATTGACTATCACAACATCAATACAGAAAAACATAAGAGATTTTTTTTGAGAGATGTCACGGTAGATAGTGGTTCTGATGTGCCTTTTAGGTACACTGCGTACGATAGCACCTTCGATACTATTAAAACATATGCGCTAGAACGCATGGGAGGTTATATAGTTTTAGATATCAATAATTCTGGAATGTACATAGATTGGCTCAAGGAAGTTGGGGAGTTCGTTAATAGTCCTATAAAATTGGGAAAAAACATCAAAACCTCAACAAGAGAGTTGAATCCGGAAGGGTTAATCACTCGCTTAGTCCCTGTCGGTGCCGATAAAGATAATTCAACAGGTCGAGAAGAAGAAACTGGCCAGTATGTTACAAGAGAGCGAGTTACGATTGAGAGTGTTAATGATGGGATTCGGTATTTAGAAGATAGCGAACTTGTAGAAGAATTTGGCGTTATCCAAAAATCAGTAGACTGGACAGAGATTTCTGATCCAGCCATATTAAAATCTCGTGGGAAACAGTATCTTGATAATCAAAAATTAGCAATTGCTTCTTGGTCAGTTGAAACAGTTGAATTATACTTGATTGACACACGTTTTAAAAAATACAAAGTAGGCAATACTCATCCGATTGACAATCCACCGATTTCTAGCGTCGAAAAATTACAAATCATTGAAAAAGAAATCGATATTATGAATCCTCAAGCTGTTCGATTAAAAATCGGTTCTAGTGGACAATCGCTATCCATGTATCAATTGCAGCAACAAGAGGCTAAGAAATCTATGCAAAGACAGGCTGAGAATGAAGCTTCTGCACGTCGCAGAGCGGAAGCTCAACTTGAAGCGACTCAAAGAGAACTAGAGAAGGTTCAAAATCAACTCAAAGGCCAAATTGAATTGGTGGATAAAGAGAACAGTAAAGCAGCTTTAGAAACTAGTCTAAAGCAAAACGAAACATTGTTGACATCAGAAAGAGAGACATTGGCATCTCTTACCACTGAGAAAACAAGGTTACTTGGATTAGGAACTCCCCAAACAGAACTACTAAATTTTGTAAACTTACAAATCAACATTTCCGAAACGAAAATCTCTAACTATACATTTTTGATTGATGAAATTAATCAAAGACTTTCAGAATTAACTGAGACTCAGGGGACAGAACCAATAGAAACGGAGTAATTTAATGAGTAACAACTACGATTTTCAAACCCTAAAAGCATTGATAGGTGATGAAGCAGAGAATAAAGATAATTATTACAGGGATCCTGAACGCATCCTAACTATCCACTCTGACATTGCTAATGGGAAAAAGGATAGAATATCTATCCAATTAGCTAAATGGATTCGTCAGAAAAAATTTGGAGTTGACGTTAGAGAATCTATTGCTAGATTCATCGAGTGGATATCTGTTTTGACCAATAGAATTACGGAAGAATCTGAGCAGATGGCTATTAATAATAAAGAAATGCGAACCGAAATCAACGATTTTACTAAAGATTTTAACGATCGCTATAATCAACAGATTTCAGGAAACACCAGTCTTAGCGAAGTGATTGACGCAAGAACTGATAACAACGGTGAAATTCATTCAACATTAAAGGAAAGGCTAGATATGATCGAGAATAAAACAGTTAACTCTTTCGGGCAATCAATGTTCGATGATGTTCTTGGTGGAATTAGACCGAATTTTGACAAACCTATTTCATCAATGACCTCAAGGTTGGAAAAGTTGCAAAATAATGTAAATATCGGTCAAATTACTGACTCACACTATACCACTAGGGATAGTTATTGGGGAGCGGACAGATTGGCGATGTACTCTATTACACACATTCTAAACATGGGTGCTGTGAGTGAATATTTAGATTTTTCAGTAGCTACGGGAGATAATACGGATCCATACTTCAATCCTCAAGATATCGAGAAAGGGAAAAAGTATAACCGTGACTTTGCAACGGTCTTCCACACCGCCCTAAAATGCCCAACGGCAATCTTAAAAGGGAACCACGATGACAATTCTGTCATCATGGAAGGTAAGACGGGAATGGGATTAGAATATATCATCAAAGATGATGAATTTGCAGTCCTGTATCAGCAAGATGGCAGCAATGGCGAGATCCGTGATGGGAATTCAAACTATTTTTATTTCGATGTTAAGGGAATCAGAATTATCGGTCTCGATTCTTTTGATACCTTAGAAATCGAGGACGAAAATGGTTCTGTGAAGCATCCTCGGTTGAATCATTCTGCTTTTAGTCCAAGACAAGTAACATGGCTGTATAGGGAAGCCTTGCAAACGGATTTACCTGTACTTATATTCACTCATTGTCCACTGAAGGGGACTTTTGGAGGAGGTACAGGGATTTCTGCTAACCACGATGCAGTCCGAGTACTTATTGAATCATTTAAGTCAGGAAGGAGTGGGTTTTTATCAACTAGTGAAGAAGGATATGAATTGGAATTAGAGTACACGTTCAATCAACCACATGATGTTATAGCTTGCGTCTATGGACACAGACATACAGATCACATTGAAAATATCAATGGAATCAATCATATCATTTCTAGAAATAGTTTTAGTGCAAGTGGCCCGACGACTGATTCAAATCATATATCTTATTTTTAAATACAGAAGATGAAGACAGCTGGTCTGTTTTTTCAGTAGATACAAACAATAAGCAAGTAAGTTGGTTGAAATTCGGTCGAGGTATTGATAGTACGTTTAATTATTGAGGAGAAAGTAATGAAAAATAACGACAAAGAACTTTTTGATAAATTAGTTAGGAACTTCGTTCATCATAGAGGTGCTGGGGGGAATAATGAACATGCTGAAGTAGATGAGTGGGATTCTGGTTTTATGACTCCAGAAATGCTGGCGTCTCTTAAAAATAGTTTAGGAAATCTAAAATTTATTCCAGACGACACAAACGTTCGGACGCTTGGCGCAGGTAATTATATAGTGTGGACTAAAGATATTAGTCAAAGTAATTTGCCCTCAACTGGAGGATTCGTTTTAGAGGTTAAAAGCTGGAACAAAGAAAAATTTAAGTTAATTAGAGCCTACCATCTTTATGAATGTCGGGAGTACGTATTCTCAACGAATACAGACGGAGGTGCCAATGGTGTCTATGATGGATGGGTTAAGAATCCTCTTGAAAAAACCTTATTTAATAAAGCTTTTGCGGTTAAAAAAGGCAGTGTCATTGAGCTAGAAAGCTCATTAAATAAATTCGAAGAGGTTGTGGTTACGTTTCGTCATAATAAACAAAATGATGGAGTAGCCGTTTTACCGGTGTATAATCTAAAAAAATATGGAAATTCTTTTTCAGTCACTAACATTTCAGGTAGCTTAGATGGTGTTATGGTCGCTGAACTGTTTTTGAAAAGCAACGAAGCGGGGACTGAAATTAGAGTCGAAGACTTCTTGGCTGTGAAATTATTTGCGAACAGCGTCTATAATACAACTGGAACTGATAGTATCGAAATATTGAAAGTTGTCGGAAGACTTTAAAGGAGACATATGTTAGAACTATTTGATACACTGCATAAATTTATTGAAAGTGATGAAGGGCTTGTATTTTATATTTTAGGGATTATTGCAGTTATGGAGATTGTAGATTTTATCTCTGGAACTTTTGCAGCGATTATCAACCCTAAAATTGAGTACAAATCAAAAGTAGGAATTAACGGACTGATGAGAAAAATTGTAGGTCTATTCTTACTGATTATCCTTGTTCCAATGTCTGTTTTGCTACCTCAACAAGCTGGGGTAGCTTTTCTTTATACGATTTATGTCGGTTATATGATCATGATTTTTAAATCTTTGATTGAGAATTACGGCAAGATGAAAGGAGACACCAGCATTTTTAAAAATGTGATTGGTGTTTTTGAAAAGTTGATTATAAAGGGCGATGATAATGGCAGTAAATATTGAGGCAGCTATTGCCTGGATGTCAGCACGAGTGGGCAAGGTTGCCTACTCCATGGACTACCGAAATGGTCCAGGGTCTTACGATTGCTCTAGCTCTGTCTACTACGCTCTGATGAGC encodes:
- a CDS encoding N4-gp56 family major capsid protein, coding for MVVNYAAKFDTKVDERFTKEALSTGIINQDFDFTGVDTVKVYSVPTSGMNDYKTTGQNRYGTAEELGNTVQTMVLKKDRSFTFTIDKKSEQDTNGVMEAGKALARQLSEVVIPEVDTYRFATIVAGAAPEHIKTAAITKDDAYEAVLDGQVALTDALIPTAGRVLHVSPKFYKLIKLDSTFVKNSDLGQEITIKGQVGMIDGLPVVLTPTSRLPQNVEFIIAHPVATTSPVKLEDYKIHDNPPGINGKLVEGRIRYDAFVLDNKKKAIYVHKSA
- a CDS encoding putative minor capsid protein codes for the protein MIDKRTLIDTVTIQKPSDKKDSWGKVILEDKITLSPVRFDRQFSVQGTQNNRKESKPSVLFVYPQYCPVVLDDSFENAIVNDGKRDYKVTAIIPVSYPHRQKIFCYEVECV
- a CDS encoding minor capsid protein, which translates into the protein MGTTVSVKINLKGIEKKVSPQAFARGQLAIASQMKMDMQPFIPRKSGDLSGSAQVSRDGVKYPGPYARAQFYGSSYNKKRSFVFKKYTTPGTGKRWDLKASAKHLKDWEQVGLKAMGVK
- a CDS encoding minor capsid protein, with protein sequence MKNIDFIERLKDKINALNLAIEARLDYLDEKEGLVIYALPGGKVEDEDLAGTQTVSLPYEIAIKSQDQALNNVILWQINAALSSFDLDISSSNGSYTFLSLTVEAPSLNDLDEQGFYVYLLDVTAFLEIERK
- a CDS encoding phage tail tube protein — its product is MKKMKNALRKHYIAPYDPEHPDTVPEESAYLWIAKGVKESAPENDEDTDDAAYFDGDGTPEEIVISKKRGRSFEGHRDYGDAAQNYVADLEDAIGDELLCWYKEVQADGKQLKEGPARLSEIEIGDGEASEFESIKFKITWIKKPTKKAVVSAS
- a CDS encoding Gp15 family bacteriophage protein, with protein sequence MLDLSRKLVDELVLDDVTYPLNLSFNKVLRMFDMWEDDEVPDYVKPHFALRILTGEKFEQLTAQEAMDVFEQVFDEHIQIKKAIEEVPEYDLAGNVMKPVKTGTSTKKKRVYSLKYDGEYIYASFMQAYSIDLFEVQNKLHWKKFNALLAGLPEGTKLIEVVKIRSYEPQKGDTQRYIDDMKELQEEYRLPDD
- a CDS encoding tape measure protein; the protein is MADGSVTIKVDLDGSDAQSGVSKLKNSLNGLEGAGSKVGSVFKSVLGANLISSALTTGISTITNGVRDMMGELNSSQKAWKTFEGNLQAFGRSAEEINAAKTEMQDFATKTIYSASDMASTYSQLDAVGTKNVGSLVKAFGGLAASAENPAQAMKSLSTQATQMASKPKIAWMDFKIMMEQAPAGMAAVAKEMGMSTAELVSAVQDGKVNTEDFFDAMNRAGNSDAFQKMATEFKTVDQAIDGAKESLSNSLMPAFEQLNQFGIKAVVAISDALEKINFDKLASNLGNFLGKIDVAKGIENIQQAFKTVFNPLLLVKFQSALDSVKGAIGSIGAAFQSAGGSTAIFLTISNVIGAVLNTISTGSQIVQKFLTSFTQTGAVKALKDAFDSLVFAYNNVVTSIAQSSAWSMLGTVIGTVVTWISKAVSAIGNFVASLPSGVLATLTTGLVGLVAGFKAFNFLKSFNPFSLFKKNATSGVSGASSAVKSAGSSMVSIVKSLGKSVATAAKGIGSGLASAFRGIGQGLAMVNPATIAALAVPILALGAAFALMGMQGQGIATILQGVGSVVVSVGTAIGTILNMAIQGLASALVIVAPVLPIVAQSFAMLSPLVMAAGAAISMIISSFSSLAPVITALGIALSQVITAISSGVTQIVTAVTPIIQIIANAFVAVVPVVAGAIVQIVQALAPFIPAVTQMVQAVAPVLTGIVDAFNNLISQISPIIDSISNLFKTLGEQISSILDSARGVIESFGGAIRNVLDGVAGIFDSIGNAAKNAGQGVKLMAQGVKILVDLNLGDLIGTLAAVAGGLGAIAASGIVSAGPGLQQAGQGLRLIAQSAQQASLAMMTLPTALTVFSASLTTIPAQLLTITTSFTTFGASLALAFATIPATLTTVTASFMVFSSSVTSSLAGFSMLMSVSGVFQASLGIISGSLGVATASMSAFGGEVRVVVSSMSSLGASASAAASAMAGMGVGISGSLSAVVMSVTSAGNRMVTVMQASMNRIVTVVRNGMTNAASAVRNGASQMVSALRSAGVQMVTTAQSMVNQTVNAVRNGRSAMQSAGQYMAQGLAVGMRSALSEVTRAANELVAQAEKAAKAKAKINSPSHLFRDEVGWWIGLGVAKGIDNSAPEVANSLDFIRDQVHGFSLKSQNLLTGATASMSSQLRLETLRSKTPKVESDARQEAYIAHSASLLSDVIDSLESLRDQVAQGQHIILDTGALVGGTANKIDARLGQNTQLGGRLSFR
- a CDS encoding phage tail spike protein, with product MNVIGGFEVRYYDNYQHYADCRKNLANPKILHNPRSFDNKLISGKIKQTINEIWSFEFAIPYEHQYYSDIKFIVGLVEVVNLKDGEREFLGRILNQTGAMTGSGNFSKSFICEDLLGYLHDTVQEFQKYKNDGPRRFLNAIIDYHNINTEKHKRFFLRDVTVDSGSDVPFRYTAYDSTFDTIKTYALERMGGYIVLDINNSGMYIDWLKEVGEFVNSPIKLGKNIKTSTRELNPEGLITRLVPVGADKDNSTGREEETGQYVTRERVTIESVNDGIRYLEDSELVEEFGVIQKSVDWTEISDPAILKSRGKQYLDNQKLAIASWSVETVELYLIDTRFKKYKVGNTHPIDNPPISSVEKLQIIEKEIDIMNPQAVRLKIGSSGQSLSMYQLQQQEAKKSMQRQAENEASARRRAEAQLEATQRELEKVQNQLKGQIELVDKENSKAALETSLKQNETLLTSERETLASLTTEKTRLLGLGTPQTELLNFVNLQINISETKISNYTFLIDEINQRLSELTETQGTEPIETE